The stretch of DNA CAGAAATACATTCTCAAAAATTATACAAATAGAGATTTATTCGGGAATGCAGATTTTTCCTTTTCCGATAGCAAAGGTAATCCTGTGACTCAAGTAGCAGATTTTATCGTTGGTAGTTTGGCGCGTTGTTATGATTCGAGTATTATTTCCGAACGTAAGGATGAAATTTTACATAAACTAGTCGGTTCAAAAAAATTACTTCCGATTCAGGAATGGCCTGAAAGAGAGGAAGAGATTCTCAAATCTACTACGTTGAGTATTAGATCGGAATTCGAAGCCGATAATCAAATTTATGATCTCAGTAAGAAGTATGCGAAACATTTTATTGAAAGTAATGCAAAGAATAATGACGAGTATGTACCAGAGCAAGTCGAGACAGTTAAAATTCTACTATTCAATTCTTTGTATGGAAGAAGAGAAGAATACATACCTACAAAAGAAATTATAAATTTAATTAATGTAAAAAGTAATTTAAGTGTTGAGGCGAAACCGTTTGGTAGATGTGTAATTGGTCCGCTTAGAGATGCGGGAGTATTAATCGCCAGCAATACGACCGGATATAAACTAGTAACCACACTCACTGACCTAATTCAATTTGTGCAATACTTTGATCATTTTATAAAGCCTATGCTTGAACGAATAAAAAATTATAGAGATATTGTGCAGATTGGAACTTTAAACAAGGTAGATATATTAGAACATGAAAAGTTTGAATATCTAAGAAAATTTTTCGCCGAATAAAATATTTTTCAAAAAACCAACTTTACTAAAAATATGATAGGTAATATTTAGGTAGTATGTCAGAAGAAAATAAAGTCTCACGCAGGGGGTTCTTCTTCCCTCCGCGTAAAATCAATGTCATTCCATAATGCGTGAATAAAAATAACAATGACGAGATGGTGGAAAAGTTGTATGAGGTGAAATAATGAGCAAAAAAAGCACAGTAAAAATATTTGAAACTAAACAAGTTAGAACACATTGGGATGAAGAGCAAGAGAAATGGTATTTTTCAATTGTGGATGTAGTTGCGATACTCACTGGTCAAGCCGATTATCAATTGGCTAGAAATTATTGGAAAGTGCTAAAAAGTAGGCTCTTAAAAGAGGGAAATGAAACGGTTACAAATTGTAACCGGTTGAAATTAATTGCGGAAGATGGTAAAATGAGGGAAACTGATGTCGCCGATACTGAGCAAATCTTTCGTCTCATACAATCAATTCCTTCGCCCAAGGCGGAACCCTTCAAAGTTTGGTTAGCACAAGTAGGTAGAGAAAGAATTGATGAAATAGAAGATCCTGAAATCGGAATAGATCGTTTAATGGAAACCTATCTACGAAAAGGTTATTCTAAAGAATGGATCAACCAACGACTAAAAAGTATAGAAGTAAGAAAAGAACTTACAGATGAATGGGAAAAAAGAGGTGTAAACAAGTCAAAAGGCTACGCTATATTAACCGATGAAATTACTTCAGCATGGAGTGGATTTTCAACTAAAGGTTACAAAAATTACAAAGGTCTAAAGAAAGAAAATCTGCGGGATAATATGACTAACCTTGAATTAGTTTTAAATATGCTTGCAGAAGCAACGACTACAGAAATTTCAAAAGAAAAAAAGCCTAAAACATTTAAGGAAAATAAAAAAATTGCAAAGCAAGGTGGAACGATATGCGGTGACTACAGATAAAGATTCTGGAATTACAAATGACGCAAACGACTATGCAATCGAAACAGAGGATAATCCAAAGTATATACTGGAACTATTTCAGAAGGTAATTACGGTTAGTCTTGAGACTAGGAAGTTGGTGGGGGAATTGCCAAAGTTGGGGTTGTGAGAAATAACTGTATGAACTGTGACACATTCGACACGCTTCGCTGCTCAGTGCAAGTTTTTATGATTTATGTGATTACTATGATTATAGCACGAGAGTATTTTTTAGAACAAAATCATTCCAATCATAATAATCACAGGAATCATAGTTCAGACAGTGAGAGGAAAAAGAGGTTGAAAATTGAGAAACAAACTATAGAGTGAAATTTATGAATGAGAAAGAGAAACAAACTATAAAATCCCTATCCGATAAGATAAAAAGTTCATTCCCTGACTCAAAATTATGGTTGTACGGTTCAAGGGTAACAGGCACTGCAAGACCAGACTCTGACTATGATCTTATGGTTGTATATAAAGACGATTTGGAGAAAAAAAAAATAAGCGAAATGATTTGGGAAATAGGATTTGAAAATGATATGTTAATTGTTGGTTCTTATATTCCAGAAAAGACATTTTCGAATCCACAAATGAAGCATAGTTTTTTTATTCAAAATGTTCTTACAAATGGAATTGCTCTTTGAATTTAGACGAGAAGAAAAAATTCATTTTCTTTAGATTAAGAGAGGCAGAAGAGTCTTTACTTGATGCCGAATTACTTTTTGAAAATAAAAGCTTTCGTTCTTCAGTTAATCGTTCTTATTATTCTATGTTTTATGGAATTCTTGCTTTAATTAATATTACTGGAGTTTCCATCTCAAAGCATACGGGTGTTATCTCCCATTTCGATAAAGAATTTGTTAAGACTGGAAAATTTCCAAAAGAATCATCTAAGTTTTTACATTCAGCTTTTGAACTCAGGTAGGAATCTGATTATTTGGATATGAAAGAAGTAAGTTTGGATGAAGCGGAAGTTATACTTCAATCAGCTAAAAATCTTTTTCTTCAAATTAAAGATTATTTATCAGTAACATATAGTTTATTTTATGCCTCAGAAATATAGGGCTAATTCTTATTAACCTCTGTAATCTTTCCTGTCATTCCTTTAAGTCTATACCTAAAACCTGCGGCTAAATAAACCAGCACTGGAATGGATCATGGAACGTTATGCGGTGACAACAGACAAAGATTCCGGAATCACAAACGACGCAAACGATTATGCAATAGAAACAGAGGATAATCCCAAGTATATACTGGAATTATTTCAGAGGATAATTACAGTAAGTCTTGAAACTAGGAAGATGGTGGGGGAGATACCGGGGTTGGGGTTGTGAGTCCACCGTGGTTCGAATCCCCCCTGCCCCCGGCGAAGGCTAAGGTCGCGAATACTTGGAGCGAAGTGTGGAAAAGAAAGGGGGTATTCGTAATAAGCCGCATTTTTTAGTATTTCTATCAAATACAGAAAAGTATACCTTCCTCACAAAACCCCCTTTTGCAAAGGGGGACTAAGGGGGATTAGAAGAACGACAGGGGATTAGAACGAAAGTTTTAAACACTTATGCAATTGAAGTCTTACGTTATACGAATGAGGAAATACTAAATCGTTTTGAAGATGTAGTGATAAATTTAAAGAAGCGAGTGCAAGAAAGAATTATGAAATAGGAATGTAGGGGTTGAAAACTTTCAACCTACTCTACGAATTTTCACCAAATGAAATATTATTCCCAAAACCAACTTTACTAAAAATATGACGGGTAATAATTAGGTAGTATGTCAGAAGAAAAGAAAGTCCCAAATCCTTACGGCAAGCTTGGCGGACCGGAGCATAGGAAAAAAGTAGAGGAGGTTGGTAAAGAGGTAAGGGAAAGAAACCTTGCCACAATTTTCGAACGAGCGATTGAACTTCTAACTGGTAAAAAGCGATATGTAGATGTCGCGGGGGTGGATGAATTTGACAATGTCCAAGAGCTTCACCAGATAGGCAAACAGACAAAAAATCGCTTGCCAGTCAAACGGGAACGTGATGCAATAGAAGATATCAAGAAGGCACAGGACATAAAACCTGAATTTCACCCCTACAATAAAGTAGATGGAGAAGAAGATGAACAGCAGTCAGATTAATTTTTATTTAATGCCAGAGGATGCAATCGAAATTGATAAATATGTTAGGCAAAATGATCTTATCCTTTTGGCTCAACCAATGCCTGACTGTAAACTTATTTCTGTAGATTCAGTGCAAACACTCGAATATGAAGATTGGAAAATTCGAAGCGTTAAATACATAGCACGCACAGAAGATAAAGAAAAAATCAAATTAGAATTTGTAGAAACCCAAAACCATTATATTATTGATGTATTAAATTCCCCTGTCATAGAAATTTGGTTTCCGTCTTTTTTAAATAACGAAAAACGAAAACGCGGTCGAGTCTATTATGTTAATACTTATCTGGACAAAGAATCTAATAAGGAAATTTTAAAAAATCCTGAGTTCTTAAAAGTTGCAGAAGATTATTTTAAATGGATTCGTAAAAACTTTAAAAACGTAAAACTTCCAGGTTATGAAAATTTTCTTGTTAGCGAGCGCACTGCCAATTGGATCAAAGAATCCGGTGGACAACTAGCGATTAATTGAAACAGCGGGCGCGAACTAAAGCCCCCCCAAAAAAGAAATGACACCATCTCATGTACCGAAATTCTGGTAGACAGAGGAACCTAACCATGTCTGAAGAGAACAAAGAAAAGAAAAACAAAAAAGTTTCGAAAATGAATGCTGCCGAATTGGAAGCAGCTTTAAAAAAAGCTAGTGAAAACAAGAATTCTGATTTAACGAAATACGTTCAACATATCAACCAAAGAAAAGCAGAATTAAAAAAATAACAACCACAATAGGGGCGTTTCCACGCTCCACTTCATAATAACTACCCTTGATTCAATTTATCAATATTCGGCATCAGTATGGAGCTAACGTATTATTTGACGGTTTCTCTTGGCATATAAAACCAAATAGCAAAGTAGGTTTGGTCGGTCCGAATGGAGCGGGTAAAACTACTTTATTTCAAATAGCTACAGGTTTATTGAAACCAGACGAAGGTGATCTTGTCCGTGCAAAAGATACTGTTATTTCCTTGTTTCATCAAATTCCAAATTTTGATGAAGAAAAGTCAGTCATTGAAACCGCACTAATATCAAATACACTTTACGAAAAGTATTTAGAAAGAAAGGAAAGTAT from Leptospiraceae bacterium encodes:
- a CDS encoding DUF3800 domain-containing protein — protein: MKLKCYFDESGNSGLDFTKKEVSSHFILAGILVNEMNLEKLEALSRQISITHFQGSEIKSSKVGDNDNRRLKILEEILTGDYFIYAIVFDKRKIFSKGLRYKKSFYKYFNRVAYKSLCLSFPNLEIIADQTGSKEFMDGFQKYILKNYTNRDLFGNADFSFSDSKGNPVTQVADFIVGSLARCYDSSIISERKDEILHKLVGSKKLLPIQEWPEREEEILKSTTLSIRSEFEADNQIYDLSKKYAKHFIESNAKNNDEYVPEQVETVKILLFNSLYGRREEYIPTKEIINLINVKSNLSVEAKPFGRCVIGPLRDAGVLIASNTTGYKLVTTLTDLIQFVQYFDHFIKPMLERIKNYRDIVQIGTLNKVDILEHEKFEYLRKFFAE
- a CDS encoding Bro-N domain-containing protein: MSKKSTVKIFETKQVRTHWDEEQEKWYFSIVDVVAILTGQADYQLARNYWKVLKSRLLKEGNETVTNCNRLKLIAEDGKMRETDVADTEQIFRLIQSIPSPKAEPFKVWLAQVGRERIDEIEDPEIGIDRLMETYLRKGYSKEWINQRLKSIEVRKELTDEWEKRGVNKSKGYAILTDEITSAWSGFSTKGYKNYKGLKKENLRDNMTNLELVLNMLAEATTTEISKEKKPKTFKENKKIAKQGGTICGDYR
- a CDS encoding nucleotidyltransferase domain-containing protein: MNEKEKQTIKSLSDKIKSSFPDSKLWLYGSRVTGTARPDSDYDLMVVYKDDLEKKKISEMIWEIGFENDMLIVGSYIPEKTFSNPQMKHSFFIQNVLTNGIAL
- a CDS encoding HEPN domain-containing protein, with the protein product MNLDEKKKFIFFRLREAEESLLDAELLFENKSFRSSVNRSYYSMFYGILALINITGVSISKHTGVISHFDKEFVKTGKFPKESSKFLHSAFELR